The Desulfotomaculum sp. genome window below encodes:
- a CDS encoding LysR family transcriptional regulator has protein sequence MNLKQLEVFLWVAELKGFTKAAKRLYMSQPAVSFQIQSLEELLGVKLFWRNEKNVILTEAGKLLFEQAKQIVAHSHKIKSVVNDLKELKTGSFTIGASTIPGEYVLPRLIGNFHRRFPGIQINVRIAGSAQVEAWLLNREIDLGLCGTLISGKGIECLPFLTDRLVLIAPPDHRWKAGEEVKINDLIKENFILRESGSGTRKTFEASLARSGILKEKLSVVMEMGSTRAIIGSVEAGLGVSVVSSLAAREPLLLGLIKEITVHNLDLNRELYAIRDRSWMNNFAAEAFHDFIFTGSPDNQGPSADKIFYPCFVISILSILMSGAGFPLASVLTAAI, from the coding sequence ATGAATTTAAAACAGTTGGAAGTATTTTTATGGGTTGCCGAGTTAAAGGGTTTTACTAAAGCTGCCAAAAGATTGTACATGAGTCAGCCTGCGGTCAGTTTTCAGATCCAGTCGTTAGAAGAATTACTTGGGGTAAAACTCTTCTGGCGAAATGAAAAAAACGTTATTCTTACTGAAGCCGGGAAACTGCTATTTGAACAGGCAAAGCAAATAGTTGCCCATTCTCATAAAATTAAATCGGTCGTCAATGATCTGAAAGAATTAAAAACCGGTTCTTTTACAATTGGAGCTAGTACAATTCCCGGTGAATATGTGCTGCCGAGATTAATCGGGAACTTTCACCGGCGGTTTCCGGGTATCCAAATCAATGTGCGGATAGCGGGAAGCGCACAGGTTGAAGCGTGGCTTTTAAACCGCGAAATAGATCTGGGTTTGTGCGGCACATTGATTTCAGGCAAGGGAATAGAGTGTCTGCCTTTTTTAACTGATCGCCTGGTTTTGATTGCCCCGCCGGATCATCGCTGGAAAGCCGGCGAAGAGGTAAAGATTAATGATCTAATCAAGGAAAATTTTATATTGAGGGAAAGCGGCTCGGGAACACGGAAAACTTTTGAAGCAAGCCTTGCCAGGAGTGGTATTTTAAAAGAAAAATTAAGCGTTGTTATGGAAATGGGCAGTACCCGGGCTATAATTGGCTCCGTAGAAGCTGGTTTAGGGGTAAGTGTTGTTTCATCTTTGGCCGCCAGGGAACCCCTGCTGCTTGGACTGATCAAGGAAATCACTGTTCATAACCTTGACCTGAACAGAGAGTTATATGCTATTCGCGATCGAAGCTGGATGAATAATTTTGCCGCTGAAGCATTCCATGACTTTATTTTTACCGGGTCCCCGGATAACCAGGGACCCTCTGCAGATAAAATTTTCTACCCCTGTTTTGTGATTTCAATTTTGTCTATTTTAATGTCCGGCGCAGGTTTTCCATTAGCATCTGTTTTAACAGCAGCTATTTGA
- the csaB gene encoding polysaccharide pyruvyl transferase CsaB — translation MNTAKIPGKPHLVISGYYGFDNAGDEAILLSLVTAFRTICPEVQLTVLSSNPSNTANLYHVQALNRWQPGEVYRALREADMLVSGGGSLLQDVTGLKSLVYYLGVVWLALKLKKPVGFCGQGVGPVTSGIGRRLMKSIADKVDLITVRDEQSANDLLEMGITSPPVYVTADPVFVLKKNDFSPEQENKFLQSPHQDNQSGKVQSTAGISIREWSLFNEKDQLVVAKLADHLSDSGWQIIFLPFHYPTDFTACLRVKQLMKSPAQVIDKVLTAREAGSIIGSLDLLIGMRLHSLILAAVAGVPFIGISYDPKIKRFLNQLGLHPAGEASSLEYSKCLSAVNEVISNQDAFKNKIWRAVEILQPKALLNARLALELAGTLKES, via the coding sequence ATGAACACTGCAAAGATACCGGGTAAACCGCATTTAGTCATTTCAGGGTATTACGGCTTTGACAATGCCGGCGACGAAGCAATTCTGCTCAGCCTGGTCACCGCTTTCCGGACTATCTGCCCTGAAGTTCAGTTAACCGTATTATCCAGCAACCCATCGAATACGGCGAATCTATATCATGTGCAGGCATTAAACCGCTGGCAACCGGGGGAAGTGTACCGGGCTTTAAGAGAAGCCGACATGCTGGTCAGTGGCGGTGGAAGCCTGCTGCAGGACGTTACCGGTTTAAAGAGCCTCGTTTACTACCTCGGGGTAGTCTGGTTGGCTCTCAAATTAAAAAAACCCGTTGGTTTTTGTGGACAGGGTGTCGGACCGGTTACCAGCGGGATTGGCCGCCGGCTGATGAAAAGCATTGCTGATAAAGTCGACCTGATCACGGTCCGGGATGAGCAATCGGCAAATGACCTGCTTGAAATGGGCATAACTTCGCCACCCGTATATGTTACTGCAGATCCTGTTTTTGTGCTTAAAAAAAATGATTTCAGCCCTGAACAGGAAAATAAATTCCTTCAAAGTCCGCATCAAGATAATCAGAGCGGCAAAGTCCAGTCAACAGCCGGCATATCCATAAGAGAATGGTCTTTATTTAACGAAAAAGATCAACTGGTTGTTGCAAAACTGGCCGATCATTTATCAGATTCAGGCTGGCAAATAATCTTTCTCCCGTTTCACTATCCAACCGACTTTACTGCCTGCCTCAGGGTAAAGCAGTTGATGAAATCCCCTGCGCAGGTTATAGATAAAGTACTTACCGCCCGTGAAGCAGGTTCAATAATAGGAAGCCTCGATCTGTTAATCGGCATGCGCCTGCATTCATTAATTTTGGCGGCTGTAGCCGGAGTGCCTTTTATAGGCATCTCCTATGATCCAAAAATAAAGCGCTTTTTAAACCAGCTTGGCCTTCATCCTGCCGGGGAAGCGTCAAGCCTTGAGTATTCCAAGTGCCTTTCAGCGGTAAATGAAGTGATCAGTAATCAGGATGCCTTCAAAAACAAGATATGGCGTGCGGTTGAAATTTTACAGCCGAAAGCGCTGCTCAATGCAAGACTGGCCTTGGAATTGGCTGGGACGCTTAAGGAGAGTTAA
- a CDS encoding transcriptional regulator, translating to MKIKPKRRLKRKGKFFFSIFLVFVLLAVCFLVANAYLFQLPGVPTTLDALKPTPKSMTVLLLGADSRPGEVTGRTDSIIVAHVDTTQKRLSLLSVPRDTKVEIPRHGTDKINCANVYGGPALTADVVSDLIGTPVKYYTLVNWDGFKDIVDILGGITIDVDKRMYYYSRADGPEYAIDLRPGVQRLDGKKALQYVRCRNDALGDISRTQRQLKFLTALAHEVIKPETIIKLPRLIPKVNECMKTNLSTGQLIELASMAKKLDQLATVAQTLPGSFSNQNGVSYWAVDYEQARQVAKALFENGQVAKVIQDNAGDKSSGTTMVYQEKDNALPSPTAEQKNVQDENAQEQPGGTPENDWGDNGEIYPWPDDSTNPPDNESGLLSPDQQQDSAPENGQDNNGQNNSDENNDGSDSDGIEFIPIPDDSATGNI from the coding sequence ATGAAAATAAAACCTAAAAGAAGATTAAAGCGCAAAGGAAAATTTTTCTTTTCTATCTTTTTGGTCTTTGTTCTTTTAGCGGTGTGTTTCCTTGTGGCCAACGCCTATTTGTTCCAATTGCCTGGTGTGCCTACAACCCTGGATGCTTTGAAACCCACTCCCAAGTCTATGACAGTCCTTTTGCTTGGCGCCGACTCGCGGCCGGGTGAAGTCACCGGAAGAACGGATTCTATTATTGTTGCTCATGTGGATACCACTCAAAAGAGGCTTTCTTTATTATCGGTACCCAGAGATACCAAAGTAGAAATACCTCGGCATGGAACAGATAAAATAAACTGCGCCAATGTATATGGAGGACCGGCTTTAACAGCCGATGTTGTTTCTGATTTGATCGGTACTCCAGTCAAGTATTATACGCTTGTCAATTGGGACGGTTTCAAGGACATCGTGGATATCCTGGGAGGAATAACCATTGATGTTGATAAAAGAATGTACTATTACAGCCGTGCTGACGGTCCCGAATATGCAATTGATCTCCGGCCGGGCGTACAGCGCCTGGATGGGAAAAAGGCCCTCCAGTACGTTCGTTGCAGGAATGACGCCCTCGGTGATATATCCAGAACCCAGCGCCAGTTGAAGTTCCTTACAGCGCTGGCCCATGAAGTGATCAAACCCGAGACAATAATAAAACTGCCTAGGTTAATACCTAAAGTGAACGAATGTATGAAAACCAACCTTTCTACAGGGCAGCTTATTGAGCTTGCCTCAATGGCTAAGAAACTGGACCAACTGGCGACAGTCGCCCAGACGCTGCCGGGCAGTTTCTCCAATCAAAATGGAGTAAGCTACTGGGCAGTAGATTACGAACAGGCCAGACAAGTCGCCAAGGCTCTTTTCGAGAACGGACAGGTTGCGAAGGTCATCCAGGATAACGCTGGGGACAAGTCTTCCGGAACAACAATGGTTTACCAGGAAAAAGATAACGCTCTGCCTTCTCCAACCGCCGAGCAAAAGAACGTACAGGATGAAAATGCCCAGGAACAACCCGGGGGAACTCCGGAAAATGACTGGGGTGATAACGGGGAGATATACCCCTGGCCCGATGATTCTACCAACCCGCCGGACAATGAATCAGGTTTACTTAGTCCTGACCAGCAGCAGGATTCTGCTCCGGAAAACGGACAGGATAATAATGGACAGAATAACTCAGATGAAAATAATGACGGCAGTGATTCGGACGGGATAGAATTTATTCCAATTCCAGACGACAGCGCGACAGGAAACATATAA
- a CDS encoding peptidylprolyl isomerase codes for MKKYILILSLIFLLIILPGCGKTSKPEVAQPKEQAVESNEAGDNQIKPDQYQLDPPEKGDTIAIITTTLGAIKIKFFPKEAPKAVENFTGLASSGYYNGLIFHRIINDFMIQGGDPLGNGTGGQSIWKKPFEDEFSENLHNYRGALSMANSGPNTNGSQFFIVQKNKVEDNLQLWMRQNGFDQELIDSYMKNGGTPWLDNKHTVFGQVFEGMDVVDQIAAVKTDANGKPAPDIKIDKIEITKQG; via the coding sequence ATGAAAAAGTATATCCTTATCTTGTCACTTATTTTTCTTTTGATAATCTTACCCGGTTGCGGCAAAACGTCAAAGCCCGAAGTTGCTCAGCCAAAAGAGCAGGCGGTAGAATCAAATGAGGCAGGTGATAATCAAATAAAACCGGACCAGTACCAGCTAGATCCTCCAGAAAAAGGGGATACTATTGCCATTATTACAACTACGTTGGGCGCTATAAAAATTAAATTTTTTCCCAAAGAAGCGCCCAAAGCCGTAGAAAATTTCACCGGACTGGCATCTTCAGGTTATTATAACGGCTTAATCTTCCACAGAATAATTAACGATTTCATGATTCAGGGTGGTGATCCGTTGGGAAACGGCACGGGAGGCCAGAGCATCTGGAAGAAACCTTTTGAAGATGAATTCAGCGAAAATCTGCACAACTACAGAGGAGCGCTTTCCATGGCCAACAGCGGGCCCAATACAAATGGAAGCCAATTCTTTATTGTACAAAAAAATAAGGTTGAAGATAACCTCCAGTTATGGATGCGCCAGAATGGTTTTGACCAGGAACTTATTGACAGTTATATGAAAAACGGTGGAACGCCGTGGCTTGACAACAAACATACTGTTTTTGGACAGGTTTTTGAGGGAATGGATGTTGTCGATCAAATAGCTGCTGTTAAAACAGATGCTAATGGAAAACCTGCGCCGGACATTAAAATAGACAAAATTGAAATCACAAAACAGGGGTAG
- a CDS encoding glycosyltransferase: MRVNILDAWIDALSIDEIENRISHFVSEPGPHQIVTLNPEILYRAQKEPALLKLINSSSLVTADGVGVVWASRIARCSVPERVTGIDLMLRLVARCAREGWSIYLLGGKPGVAGAAASRLVQQYPQLKIAGTHHGYFNSIKEVVQKIKESRPQILFVGMGAPGQDYFVHKNLSSLGVPVGMGVGGSFDVIAGKAKRAPAWLQKAHLEWLYRFIKEPSRIGRMAILPKFAWLVLRRYFLNS; the protein is encoded by the coding sequence AATATTTTAGATGCCTGGATTGATGCTTTAAGCATAGATGAAATAGAAAACAGGATCAGTCATTTTGTTTCCGAGCCAGGACCTCATCAAATAGTTACTTTAAATCCCGAGATTCTTTACAGGGCACAAAAAGAGCCTGCGCTTCTCAAGTTGATCAATAGCTCAAGCCTGGTAACGGCAGACGGTGTGGGTGTGGTCTGGGCTTCTAGGATTGCCCGCTGTTCCGTACCGGAACGGGTAACCGGAATTGACTTAATGCTTCGTCTTGTGGCAAGATGCGCAAGGGAAGGCTGGAGTATTTACCTGCTGGGGGGTAAGCCCGGTGTGGCTGGCGCCGCCGCTTCCAGGCTGGTACAACAGTACCCGCAGCTAAAAATAGCGGGGACACATCATGGATACTTCAACAGCATAAAAGAAGTTGTTCAAAAAATAAAAGAATCCCGCCCTCAAATCCTTTTTGTTGGAATGGGGGCGCCCGGACAGGATTATTTTGTTCATAAAAACCTTTCTTCTCTCGGTGTACCTGTAGGAATGGGAGTCGGGGGAAGTTTTGATGTTATCGCGGGAAAGGCAAAGCGGGCGCCTGCATGGCTTCAAAAAGCGCATCTTGAGTGGTTATACCGTTTTATAAAAGAGCCCAGCCGTATCGGAAGAATGGCTATTTTACCCAAGTTTGCCTGGCTGGTCTTGCGCCGTTACTTCCTGAATAGTTAA
- a CDS encoding copper amine oxidase — protein MPSKTRYGVRLKFYSRKRCSMQDWPWNWLGRLRRVKMRSVIIKFLAVALSLWLVFTGVNYSTLLASTTGSAAPAALSEKELATPPQIQPGGELIPGGVQSFAGSSKNAQEISPGVIYYTLEGQNWKKKPLHGYVVEADPSLNLMELRVATGQDTLGKRETLSSIAARHGAVAAVNAGFFDGSTGWPIGHLMQDGHMLNSWNILRTSVGFTDQKKAVIGYFAPQVTAQLGDTVLDIEGVNYPAAENEIILYTPFFSSDVKIPSGGTGIIIAPDENGILSVSGMTTDTTAVPSNGYVLTLRDDKKSLIASLDPGSAVKIKIDYDQQWKSLKHLVTAGPLLVEDGQPVFNATFEGFRGSILEPAARTAVGINKEGRIILAVVDGKKDWSAGLTLEELAYLMTDLGCIRAAALDGGGSSGMWTKGNLVSAPTDGKERTVANAILVLYQVPVYLNNQRIFFDVPPLFENGRVLVPLRKIFDSLQAQIKWDQDSKTVTATKNNKTVVLTVGKQNALIDGKVYSLDVPACIKDGRIMVPLRFVSSSLGANVKWRSKPPGVFITSNAG, from the coding sequence ATGCCTTCAAAAACAAGATATGGCGTGCGGTTGAAATTTTACAGCCGAAAGCGCTGCTCAATGCAAGACTGGCCTTGGAATTGGCTGGGACGCTTAAGGAGAGTTAAAATGAGGTCTGTAATTATTAAATTTTTAGCTGTTGCTTTATCGTTATGGCTTGTCTTTACAGGTGTAAATTACAGCACGCTGTTGGCTTCAACTACCGGGTCCGCCGCGCCGGCAGCACTTTCTGAAAAAGAACTTGCAACGCCTCCCCAGATACAACCCGGCGGAGAACTTATACCGGGCGGCGTCCAGTCGTTTGCGGGGTCTTCTAAAAACGCGCAGGAAATATCCCCGGGAGTGATTTACTACACTCTTGAGGGGCAGAACTGGAAGAAAAAACCTCTTCACGGTTACGTCGTGGAAGCAGATCCCTCTTTGAATTTGATGGAACTCCGTGTGGCGACCGGTCAGGATACCCTGGGCAAAAGGGAAACATTAAGCAGTATTGCCGCCAGGCATGGGGCTGTTGCAGCCGTAAACGCCGGTTTTTTTGACGGCAGCACAGGCTGGCCTATTGGGCATCTTATGCAGGACGGCCACATGTTGAATTCCTGGAATATTTTAAGAACATCGGTGGGATTTACTGACCAGAAAAAGGCTGTTATCGGCTATTTTGCACCCCAGGTTACAGCCCAGTTAGGCGATACTGTCCTGGATATTGAAGGTGTTAATTATCCCGCCGCCGAAAACGAAATTATACTTTACACTCCTTTTTTCAGCTCCGATGTAAAAATACCGTCCGGCGGGACCGGTATAATTATCGCCCCTGATGAAAACGGCATCCTCTCTGTAAGCGGCATGACAACAGACACAACTGCGGTACCTTCAAACGGCTATGTGCTTACTCTGCGGGACGACAAAAAAAGTCTTATTGCCAGCCTGGATCCTGGTTCGGCTGTTAAAATTAAAATAGACTATGACCAGCAGTGGAAAAGCCTTAAGCATCTGGTTACCGCCGGCCCGCTGCTGGTTGAAGACGGGCAGCCGGTTTTTAACGCCACTTTTGAAGGATTCCGGGGAAGCATTCTCGAACCGGCTGCGCGAACGGCGGTCGGTATAAATAAGGAAGGCAGGATAATTCTGGCGGTTGTAGACGGCAAGAAAGACTGGAGCGCCGGCCTTACCCTGGAGGAACTCGCCTACCTGATGACCGATTTGGGATGTATAAGGGCTGCTGCCCTGGATGGCGGAGGTTCCAGCGGCATGTGGACTAAAGGAAACCTGGTCAGCGCCCCTACCGACGGCAAGGAAAGGACGGTTGCCAACGCAATACTTGTTCTTTACCAGGTACCGGTTTACCTGAACAACCAGAGGATCTTTTTCGACGTGCCGCCTTTATTTGAAAACGGACGTGTGCTTGTGCCCCTGAGAAAAATATTCGATTCTTTGCAGGCGCAAATAAAGTGGGATCAGGATTCCAAAACAGTTACGGCGACGAAGAACAATAAAACGGTAGTCTTAACCGTTGGAAAACAAAACGCTCTGATTGACGGAAAGGTCTATTCCCTTGATGTCCCCGCCTGCATAAAAGACGGCAGAATAATGGTTCCCCTCCGCTTCGTCAGCAGTTCTCTCGGCGCAAACGTCAAATGGCGCAGTAAACCTCCCGGAGTTTTTATAACATCAAATGCAGGGTGA